CATTTCGTCAACGGACACGGTTCCGACGCCGAAAATCGAGGTATCGACTCTCTCGTTAAAAACCGAAGTCCAGTGTTTCGGAATCCCTGCCGCTCCGATTGCCATTCCGACAATCGAGCCGACGGTAGCCCCGTTGCAGTCGGTATCAAACCCGGTCTGCACCGCAAGACAGATTGATTTCCCGAAATCGAGTTTGCCGAAAACCAAAGCCGCTACGACAATCAATGCGTTTGAAATCGTATGGCA
This sequence is a window from Oscillospiraceae bacterium. Protein-coding genes within it:
- a CDS encoding ADP-ribosylglycohydrolase family protein, with amino-acid sequence CHTISNALIVVAALVFGKLDFGKSICLAVQTGFDTDCNGATVGSIVGMAIGAAGIPKHWTSVFNERVDTSIFGVGTVSVDEMVELTIKHIKA